In Vidua chalybeata isolate OUT-0048 chromosome 5, bVidCha1 merged haplotype, whole genome shotgun sequence, one genomic interval encodes:
- the LOC128788272 gene encoding calmodulin, striated muscle: MAERLSEEKIAEFKEAFSLFDRDGDGCITTKELGTVMRSLGQNPTEAELQDMVGEVDADGSGTIDFPEFLSLMARKMRDTDSEEEIREAFRVFDKDGNGYISAAELRHVMTNLGEKLTDEEVDEMIKEADCNNDGQVNYEEFVRMMTEK; the protein is encoded by the coding sequence ATGGCCGAGCGGCTGTCGGAGGAGAAAATCGCGGAATTCAAGGAAGCTTTCTCCCTCTTCGACCGCGACGGCGACGGCTGCATCACCACCAAGGAGCTGGGCACCGTCATGCGCTCGCTGGGCCAGAACCCCACCGAGGCCGAGCTGCAGGACATGGTGGGCGAGGTGGACGCCGACGGCAGCGGCACCATCGACTTCCCGGAGTTCCTGTCGCTGATGGCCAGGAAGATGAGGGACACGGACAGCGAGGAGGAGATCCGGGAGGCTTTCCGGGTTTTCGACAAGGATGGGAACGGCTACATCAGCGCGGCGGAGCTGCGGCACGTCATGACCAACCTGGGCGAGAAGCTGACGGACGAGGAGGTGGACGAGATGATCAAGGAGGCCGACTGCAACAACGACGGGCAGGTCAACTACGAGGAGTTCGTGAGGATGATGACGGAGAAGTGA